In a single window of the Pseudochaenichthys georgianus chromosome 16, fPseGeo1.2, whole genome shotgun sequence genome:
- the pnisr gene encoding arginine/serine-rich protein PNISR isoform X2, which produces MWDQGGQPWPQWPLSQQQWMQSFQHTQDPGQVDWAALAQAWIAQKETTGPEQPNILPNGQDIPGLEPVGPGNHGAFPGDPAFGRMWQPEWAMHGQPPPPPPPEQAWIPPGSGPMDVVNPSEDSNSQDSVEFNSEAHHGVYPQNSHGMAPPHPSPPHPQTSTPHTGRVLLRTDEMSDPPASGSAPDPPSSFLSNRRSQQH; this is translated from the exons ATGTGGGACCAGGGAGGACAACCCTGGCCGCAGTGGCCCCTGAGCCAGCAGCAGTGGATGCAATCTTTCCAGCACACGCAAGATCCAG GTCAAGTGGACTGGGCTGCCCTGGCACAAGCATGGATAGCACAGAAGGAGACGACAGGACCAGAGCAGCCCAACATTCTGCCCAATGGCCAGGACATCCCAGGCCTTGAACCGGTTGGGCCGGGAAACCATGGGGCCTTCCCTGGCGACCCGGCATTTGGCAGAATGTGGCAGCCAG AATGGGCAATGCATGGCCAgccccctcctcctccgccCCCTGAACAGGCCTGGATCCCCCCTGGCTCAGGGCCGATGGATGTGGTGAACCCCAGCGAGGACAGCAACAGCCAGGACAGCGTGGAGTTCAACTCTGAGGCCCACCACGGGGTTTACCCCCAGAACAGCCATGG CATGGCGCCGCCTCATCCTTCGCCCCCGCACCCACAAACTTCCACTCCCCATACTGGCAGGGTCCTCCTCAGAACAGACGAGATGTCAGACCCCCCGGCTTCAGGGAGCGCCCCAGATCCCCCATCCAGCTTCCTGTCAAACAGGAGGTCGCAGCAACATTAG
- the pnisr gene encoding arginine/serine-rich protein PNISR isoform X1, which yields MWDQGGQPWPQWPLSQQQWMQSFQHTQDPGQVDWAALAQAWIAQKETTGPEQPNILPNGQDIPGLEPVGPGNHGAFPGDPAFGRMWQPEWAMHGQPPPPPPPEQAWIPPGSGPMDVVNPSEDSNSQDSVEFNSEAHHGVYPQNSHGYGAQPDSYAMAPMAMNQFDYQHGAASSFAPAPTNFHSPYWQGPPQNRRDVRPPGFRERPRSPIQLPVKQEVAATLDAVKRRTLPAWIREGLEKMDREKQKKIEREQMEKERAKMTKDDAKEREVEEGGDGPRVPRKSKFDSDDEGNYNDEEKPSIKKEFSGRSPSPAAEDSEPEMTEEEKEFQLMFITKTLLTEILLEVTNEEIQHVARETHRKATRAPAKQLAQSSALASLTGLSGLGDYGSDESEDEDERSVRGSESSDTDDEELRHRIREKQDAFRRKEREAQQLQDKQAQDALLAREEMAKERLSREKGEYDEGQPENTHKQEMKETKAEPLVERRRSRSEKEGSESKPGGRGTERSGRGGSSSPANGHSSSSRSTSSHSSRHSSSSSSYSSSASSRSSSRSSSPRRKRRRSRSSSHKARRRSRSSHRHRSEKARERRRRSSAERSGRHKKDRSESRERKSRRSRSRSRERARARARDSRSREREKEREKERKRSQDGRDSSRSNKHKQKASSKDRERKRERSHSHEKDKKKKEKESDKKKEKPKAKEKEKEKEKGSSAVTEENGKSKKRKESDSCTDSQSEKHSRQESKSSKKGSVKASKKRSDSDSSRSLTPEVSKEKKSKKSKRSRSRSTEKSHKSGKKASRKHKSKSRSRSTSPSRRSRR from the exons ATGTGGGACCAGGGAGGACAACCCTGGCCGCAGTGGCCCCTGAGCCAGCAGCAGTGGATGCAATCTTTCCAGCACACGCAAGATCCAG GTCAAGTGGACTGGGCTGCCCTGGCACAAGCATGGATAGCACAGAAGGAGACGACAGGACCAGAGCAGCCCAACATTCTGCCCAATGGCCAGGACATCCCAGGCCTTGAACCGGTTGGGCCGGGAAACCATGGGGCCTTCCCTGGCGACCCGGCATTTGGCAGAATGTGGCAGCCAG AATGGGCAATGCATGGCCAgccccctcctcctccgccCCCTGAACAGGCCTGGATCCCCCCTGGCTCAGGGCCGATGGATGTGGTGAACCCCAGCGAGGACAGCAACAGCCAGGACAGCGTGGAGTTCAACTCTGAGGCCCACCACGGGGTTTACCCCCAGAACAGCCATGGGTATGGGGCACAGCCCGACAGCTACGCCATGGCCCCCATGGCCATGAACCAGTTTGATTATCAG CATGGCGCCGCCTCATCCTTCGCCCCCGCACCCACAAACTTCCACTCCCCATACTGGCAGGGTCCTCCTCAGAACAGACGAGATGTCAGACCCCCCGGCTTCAGGGAGCGCCCCAGATCCCCCATCCAGCTTCCTGTCAAACAGGAGGTCGCAGCAACATTAG ATGCGGTAAAGAGGCGCACGCTACCTGCCTGGATCCGAGAGGGCCTGGAGAAGATGGACAGGGAGAAGCAGAAGAAGATCGAGCGAGAACAGATGGAGAAGGAGCGCGCTAAAATGACAAAAGACGACGCCAAAGAGCGCGAGGTCGAGGAAGGAGGCGACGGGCCACGAGTGCCCCGCAAGAGCAAATTT GACAGCGACGATGAGGGGAATTATAACGATGAAGAAAAGCCCTCCATCAAAAAAGAATTTTCTGGTCGAAGCCCGTCACCTGCTGCAGAGGACAGCGAACCTGAAATGACGGAGGAGGAAAAGGAGTTCCAGCTG aTGTTTATCACAAAAACCCTTCTGACAGAGATCCTTCTCGAGGTCACCAACGAGGAGATCCAGCATGTGGCCAGAGAGACGCACCGCAAAGCCACTCGAG CTCCTGCAAAACAGCTGGCACAGTCAAGTGCATTGGCTTCTCTGACTGGTCTCA GTGGGCTCGGTGACTACGGTTCAGACGAGAGTGAGGATGAGGACGAGCGCAGCGTTCGAGGGTCCGAATCCTCCGACACAGATGACGAAGAGCTGCGCCACCGCATCCGAGAGAAGCAGGACGCCTTCCGCCGCAAGGAGCGGGAGGCGCAGCAGCTGCAGGACAAACAGGCGCAGGACGCTCTGCTTGCACGGG AAGAGATGGCGAAGGAGAGGTTGAGCAGAGAAAAGGGGGAATATGATGAGGGCCAGCCAGAGAATACGCACAAACAGGAAATGAAAGAGACAAAGGCGGAGCCCTTGGTAGAAAGGCGTAGGTCCCGTAGTGAGAAGGAGGGTAGCGAGAGCAAGCCGGGGGGCAGAGGGACGGAGCGGTCAGGGCGAGGCGGCAGCAGTTCACCGGCCAACGGTCACAGCAGCAGCTCCCGCTCCACCTCCAGCCACAGCAGCCGccactcttcctcctcctcgtctTATTCCTCCTCGGCATCGTCCCGTAGTTCATCACGATCCTCCTCCCCACGCAGGAAGAGGAGGCGCAGCCGCTCATCCTCCCACAAGGCTCGCAGGCGTAGCCGCAGCTCCCACCGGCATCGCAGCGAGAAGgccagggagaggaggaggaggagcagcgcAGAGAGATCAGGCCGACACAAGAAAGATCGCAGCGAGTCCAGGGAGCGCAAGAGCCGCAGGAGTAGATCCAGATCCAGAGAGCGGGCCAGAGCCAGGGCCAGAgacagccgcagcagagagagggagaaggaaAGGGAGAAGGAGAGGAAAAGGAGTCAGGATGGCAGAGACAGCAGCCGTAGCAACAAACACAAGCAGAAGGCCTCCAGCAAAGAcagggagagaaagagggaaAGGAGTCATAGCCACGAGAAGGACAAgaaaaaaaaggagaaggagtcagacaaaaagaaagaaaagcctAAGGccaaggagaaggagaaggaaaAGGAGAAAGGAAGCTCTGCAGTTACAGAGGAGAATGGCAAATCTAAGAAAAGGAAGGAGAGCGACTCGTGCACGGACTCTCAGAGTGAAAAGCactcccggcaggagagcaaatccagcaagaagggCTCCGTTAAAGCTAGCAAGAAACGCTCAGACTCCGACTCAAGTAGGTCCCTCACCCCTGAAGTTAGCAAGGAAAAGAAATCTAAAAAATCTAAACGTAGTCGCTCAAGGTCGACGGAAAAGTCTCACAAGTCTGGTAAGAAGGCAAGCCGCAAACACAAGTCTAAGTCGCGATCAAG GTCAACTTCCCCCTCCCGTCGTAGCAGACGCTGA